The genomic DNA AAGCAGAGTAACAGTTAGCTTTACTGGTGTATAGATTAGCTCAGTCTGGCTCCATGACTACCAAAGGCATACAGCAAAAATTCGGCATCAGTGGCAAGCATTTTACTAATTTCTGATGCCCTAAAACTAACTTGTGGCATAGCCGGCACCACAAATGAATGGACCAAACGCGCCCTTATTGCTGTTCTCGAACAGTTTTCTTCGATCGTCTCCTGGCCTTCATCACAAGAACGTTCCTTCATTTGTTCacattctccctcctccagtcACATACCCGAATGTATTGGCTATCTCGACGGCATCCACATACATTTTCACAGAGGCGGATTGAAACCGGGTGGGCCGATGGAATATTGGCGGGAAAGCTGTCGCGAGGGGTACAACTTTTTGGGGATTTGTGGAGACCAATTGAGTATGCAAATGGTTATTGCAGGATCCACGGAGGGGAAAGGGCAGGACAAGACGCTGCAAGATGGGTTACCATGGCGACGCGGAAATGCTGGGGAGTATTTCGACGGCAAACAGTGTATCGTGGCCGATAAGGGATTTAAATGTGACAACATGGTATTGCCTCTGTATGACCTGGGCTCGAAAAGACAAGAAATAGATGATTCTATGGTCCAACTACAGGTACTCAACCTTCGTTTCTCTCCTGCCTAATACTATGTTTACGTTTCTCATAGAGGTCGTTCAACCATCAAGCCCAACCATTGATACGTAATACAATACAAACAGCATGGGGTATGATCAAATCTCGTTGGCAGTACCTCAACGCAGCACACATCCTTATCTACGCCGACGAAGCAGAGAAAGCACGGGACATGGTCCTAGCAGCGGTTGTGCTGCATAATCTTTTGATAGGGTCCGTGGAGGAGTATGtaagcagagaagaagctttgAAGTTACAAGAGAACGAGAAGTTTACAGAAAGATGGGCCTTTTGCGGCATGTAGTTTGCTCGCATCTTTAGGACTACAGGAGGATTATCACTTTTTTGTAGATCTAAACCACTATGCAAATACAACAAGTCACCTATCTGCTCCCGAACCGCGCCTCTGCGGCCCTGGCTCTTCGTTCTCTTTCAATCtgcatcctcatctccgcACTCAGCCCGGCCAGTCCCTCGGCTGAACCCCCACCCAACTTCTGCGGACCGCTCACACCCAACCTCGTCggcttctctctctcttccttctccctctccaatcgcttctcctcctcttcttgtgcTTCCCTCACCTCGGCTTCCTGTCTagccttttccctctccttgagcttttccTTTaatccctttcttcttccggccttcttttccctttgctctgcttccatttcctcgCTCAATCCTGGTGGAACGCGGGCCGCTTTCCAATCCCACAAGTCTGGGTTGTCGTAAGCGAATTTACGATAAATATCCCTGATAGCCTTGGATGAGGCGAGGTCGTACGGGCGTTTTAATGAGTCACTCGGAACTACGAGGGTAGGGTTGAATTTGAGCTCGGAGAGGAGGTATGTTAAGACTTCAGGCTgggatgacgatgacgccgcagaaagaagataaggtTGTGTGTATTGGGATTGTTCTTCAGGAGacagggaagatgatgctgaaGCAGGGGTGAATAGAAATTCTTCGCCATACTTTTCCCAGAAAGGTCTGAGCGCATTGATACGTCCTTTTCGtaccatctcttccaaccTCTGCCATCTATCCAGcctcgcctcttcctcagccGAAATCTTTGGTGCTTCCGACTTGACCTCTTTGACAGGCGCGGGAGTAGACTTGGCCTTTGTTTGCGTCTTGGGTTGGAGAGAAGCGATGTACGCTTCATCTTGCTGCTTCAATGCCTCCTCGCTTAAATGAGAAACCCTGACCCTGGTCAATTCATACCAACACCTCAACAGCTCTTGCAAGGTCGGCCTTCTCGTTGGGAAAGGAAACGTCCTTAATCgttcatcattcttctcgAGCGGAGCGCCTTCGTAGCCCCAGAAAGATTTTTTGCCATGAGTACTGGCACGAATGAAGATCCGTTCTGAAGCATGGATGTCATCGGCCCAATCGATCAGAAGCGCACGTATTTCTTCTTGAAGGGCTTGTTCACCGTATCTACGAAGCATAGCACCGGCGGAGATAGCTTttgatttgttgttgtcgtTAATCGCCTGAGATCCACCTTGCTTCTTACGAGCTATTGTATACGTCAGCGTATGTGTTAAGCTGAAGACATCTTACTACTCACTGGTATAACGATGGAAAGTCTTGTGTTTCAGAACCCTCACATCTCCAGCCCCCTTGACATCCTGCTTTTCCGTCTTGCCCCTCGGTCTTATCCCAACAACCATTCCCGCAAAATGTCCTCCTGCAACCATCAAAAACgtcaatctcctctctccatcctcttcttcattacCGGACAGCTGCATTCGTCTTAATTCCTCCAGATAATCACCAGCCTTTTCATAAGGCGGAAAGAGAGCTCGGTGAACTCCAAATTGAGTGTCTTTTGGTATATTCAGCTGAGGGACAGGggcggaaggggagaaCCAGATGACAGCTGTACGGAGATGGGCTCGACGTTGCCGATCAGCTAGCTCAGCAGCTGCAGAAGAGTCATCATCTGATTCATCGAGCGTTTGGTTTTTGAGTAGTCGAGCCACTTTGCTCTGTTCAGATCcggaggtggaagatgcaCTTCCTGATATTGATGAAATACCTAAAGTTCTTACTGTTAGCTTGCTCAACCATATTCCGGATGCTTCTCGAGCGATGGCAGATGGATACACACCTTCAACCATGTTGTCCCACTCCTCAAGACTGACAACCTTGGCGCTTGCATTCAGCTTGACCTTAGCATTATACCGATGCCAGTCACTTTTGAAGTGGGCACGTTGCTCTTCAATAGTATCAAATTCCGCCTGAGGA from Cryptococcus deuterogattii R265 chromosome 11, complete sequence includes the following:
- a CDS encoding cytoplasmic protein; this encodes MSAANLNRSFSVYSIPTQLLQSLAVRSIQAQNSDQQQSVLPTSASTSAAAAPPPIGTGISCQTCPQAEFDTIEEQRAHFKSDWHRYNAKVKLNASAKVVSLEEWDNMVEGISSISGSASSTSGSEQSKVARLLKNQTLDESDDDSSAAAELADRQRRAHLRTAVIWFSPSAPVPQLNIPKDTQFGVHRALFPPYEKAGDYLEELRRMQLSGNEEEDGERRLTFLMVAGGHFAGMVVGIRPRGKTEKQDVKGAGDVRVLKHKTFHRYTTRKKQGGSQAINDNNKSKAISAGAMLRRYGEQALQEEIRALLIDWADDIHASERIFIRASTHGKKSFWGYEGAPLEKNDERLRTFPFPTRRPTLQELLRCWYELTRVRVSHLSEEALKQQDEAYIASLQPKTQTKAKSTPAPVKEVKSEAPKISAEEEARLDRWQRLEEMVRKGRINALRPFWEKYGEEFLFTPASASSSLSPEEQSQYTQPYLLSAASSSSQPEVLTYLLSELKFNPTLVVPSDSLKRPYDLASSKAIRDIYRKFAYDNPDLWDWKAARVPPGLSEEMEAEQREKKAGRRKGLKEKLKEREKARQEAEVREAQEEEEKRLEREKEEREKPTRLGVSGPQKLGGGSAEGLAGLSAEMRMQIERERRARAAEARFGSR